Part of the Sphaerochaeta associata genome is shown below.
CGGTATGACCAAGGCGGATCAGAGCTTTCCTGACCGCCTTTACTTGGGCGATGGTGTCCGCCTCATCCTCTCGCATGCCGCTTCTTCGAACATCGGTGAGAATCAGAACCTTCATAGGCCAAGCCTCTTTTGGGCCGAATGCACAATCCTTGCGATCAGCTCATCGTAGGAGAGCCCATGCATCCTGCTCAGAATCGGAAGGTCGGAATCGATGGGATGAAGACCGGCAAGGGGATTCACTTCCAAGAAGTGCACCACCCCTTTCTCGTCCATCTTCACATCGACTCTCCCTCCGTCCCGACACCCGAGCGCTTGCCAGGCCGCCAAGGCGACTGCCTCGCAGGCTTTCCATGCAGCTGCTTCAGGCTTCTCATAACGGGTCGTGGTCACATACTCCTGTTTGGTCTTGTAGGAGTAGATGCCTCCGTCGCTCTGGTGATCGATGATGATTTCCATCACGCCGGTACTCACCGCATCATCACCGGTTCCGGTGATGCCGACGGTGAACTCCCTGCCGCTCAGGTACGTCTCAACCAAGACCGGCTGCTCATAGGCAGCCAGCATGGCTTGGGAAACGCTCTTAAGCTGCCCCGGATTTGTGACTTTACTGGAAGCGGTGATCCCGATGCCGGTTCCACCGGCAACCGGCTTGAGAAAGAGCGGATAGGGAAGATCGACTTTCTTGTAGTCCTCTGGATGAGAGAGCGTACAAAAGTCAGCGGTTGCCACCCCGGCCTTTCTCACCACATCCTTGGTGAAACCTTTATGCAGGCAGATTGCCAGCACAAACCCTTCACTGAAAACATAGGGGATCTGATAGGCGTCCAGGAGGGCCGGAATCTGGGACTCACGCAACAGGCCGAACAACCCTTCTGCGATGTTGAACACCAGATCCCAACGCCTGCCCTCGGCAAGCCTTGCCACCAAGGCCTTCACGTTGCCGATTCGCACCGTCTGATGCCCGAGTTTCTGCAAGGCGGCATCGATGGCATCGATAGTGACAAGGCTGTCGCACTCGGCAACCGACTCCGGCTCATAGCCTTCCTTCAGGTAGTCGTCCTTCAGGTCATAGGTCATTCCGATCAGCACGTTGCAGTCTCCCTTGCAGTGGGATAGGAGAACACCTTTCCCTCATAGTTTCTGAGGTACAGGTGCTCGTCATCCTGTCCTACTTCATACTGAGGGAGAATGGGGACCTTCCCGCCACCTCCGGGTGTATCGATGACGTACTGGGGAATGGCATACCCGCTGGTAAAGCCCCTCAGCCCCTGCATCAACGCCTTACCCTTGTCCACAGTCGTCCTGAAGTGCTCGGAGCCCGAAATCGGATCACACTGGAAGAGGTAGTAGGGTTTCACCCTGGCTCGCAGCAGCTTGTGAAACAAGTCGGTCAGAATCGGTACCGAATCATTGACACCTTTGAGCAGAACTGTCTGACTGCCCAAAACAACACCTGCGTCAGATAATGCATTGCAGGCTCTTGCGGCTTCTGCTGTCATTTCATCGGGATGGGTTGCATGGATGCTCATGTAAATGGGTTTGTATTTTCGCAGAACGGCAAGCAGGCCTTCATTGATTCTCTGCGGCATGACCATCGGCACCTTCGTACCGATGCGTACCATCTCCACATGTTCGATGCCGGTTACCTCAGAGAGCAGGTAATCGAGCATTTCATCGGAAAGGGTAAGAGGATCGCCGCCGCTGATGACCACGTCACGCACCTCAGAGTGTTCTCTGATGTACTCCAACGCTTTTCCCCAATGGTTCTGCAGAGCCTCGGTGTGACCTCCGACCATCCGCGATCGGGTACAGTACCTGCAATAGGTGCTGCAAAAGCTGGTGGTCAAAAAGAGCACCCGGTCGGGATAGCGATGCACCAACCCCTGTACGGCGGTGGTGTGCTCCTCGGCCAGAGGATCTGAGCTCTCGCCTTTTCCCACATACGACTCCTCGATGGAGGGTATGACGGTCCTGCGAATGGCGTTATTCACATCATTCGGATCGATGAGGCTGAGATAGTAGGGGGTTACCGAGAAGGGAAACAAGGTATCCGCACTCGCCAAGGCTTCACGTTCGCTTTGTGTGGGAGTGAGGAACCGACAGAGGTCGGTGTAGGTGGTGATTCGATGAAAAAGCTGCCAGTGCCAGTCATTCCACATCGCATCGGTCGCGTCCGGGAAGTAGTGCTTCCTGAACTCTTCGATCCTGCCTTCCAGAGGAAATCTCGACTCATGAAGGCTGCCGTTCTGGTGATGGGGTTTCGGTGCAACCGAGGCTGCACCGCTCCGTATAAGCGGAGGCTCGACATCATCAATAATAACACGCTCGTTAGTATTGAACTGTCCCATAAAAATCGTCCTTGACGACCACACTCACGGTCCTTTCGACTCTCCGTGTTCGTCAGCATCAGTGTATCACCAAGGCAAAAAAAGGTCGCTATATTTTGCGTATTTTTCTGCATGATTTTACAGGTATTTTATGCACGACGGCTCGACCGAAAAGGG
Proteins encoded:
- a CDS encoding KamA family radical SAM protein, whose protein sequence is MGQFNTNERVIIDDVEPPLIRSGAASVAPKPHHQNGSLHESRFPLEGRIEEFRKHYFPDATDAMWNDWHWQLFHRITTYTDLCRFLTPTQSEREALASADTLFPFSVTPYYLSLIDPNDVNNAIRRTVIPSIEESYVGKGESSDPLAEEHTTAVQGLVHRYPDRVLFLTTSFCSTYCRYCTRSRMVGGHTEALQNHWGKALEYIREHSEVRDVVISGGDPLTLSDEMLDYLLSEVTGIEHVEMVRIGTKVPMVMPQRINEGLLAVLRKYKPIYMSIHATHPDEMTAEAARACNALSDAGVVLGSQTVLLKGVNDSVPILTDLFHKLLRARVKPYYLFQCDPISGSEHFRTTVDKGKALMQGLRGFTSGYAIPQYVIDTPGGGGKVPILPQYEVGQDDEHLYLRNYEGKVFSYPTARETATC
- a CDS encoding D-alanine--D-alanine ligase family protein translates to MLIGMTYDLKDDYLKEGYEPESVAECDSLVTIDAIDAALQKLGHQTVRIGNVKALVARLAEGRRWDLVFNIAEGLFGLLRESQIPALLDAYQIPYVFSEGFVLAICLHKGFTKDVVRKAGVATADFCTLSHPEDYKKVDLPYPLFLKPVAGGTGIGITASSKVTNPGQLKSVSQAMLAAYEQPVLVETYLSGREFTVGITGTGDDAVSTGVMEIIIDHQSDGGIYSYKTKQEYVTTTRYEKPEAAAWKACEAVALAAWQALGCRDGGRVDVKMDEKGVVHFLEVNPLAGLHPIDSDLPILSRMHGLSYDELIARIVHSAQKRLGL